A single genomic interval of Nostoc commune NIES-4072 harbors:
- the ispF gene encoding 2-C-methyl-D-erythritol 2,4-cyclodiphosphate synthase, with amino-acid sequence MTKIRIGNGYDIHQLVSDRALILGGIEIPHELGLLGHSDADVLTHAIMDAMLGALSLGDIGHYFPPSDPQWAGADSLVLLNQVHQLIRDQGWQVGNIDSVVVAERPKLKPHIHNMRDKLAAVLELEANQIGIKATTNEKLGPVGREEGICAYAVVLLLKE; translated from the coding sequence ATGACTAAAATTCGTATTGGTAACGGCTACGATATTCATCAACTGGTGAGCGATCGCGCTTTGATTTTAGGTGGAATTGAAATTCCTCATGAACTGGGTTTATTGGGTCACAGTGACGCTGATGTGCTTACCCACGCGATTATGGATGCCATGCTTGGGGCATTATCTTTGGGGGATATTGGTCACTATTTTCCACCTAGCGATCCTCAATGGGCGGGAGCAGATAGTTTAGTACTATTAAATCAAGTACATCAACTGATTCGGGATCAAGGTTGGCAGGTGGGAAATATTGACTCGGTGGTAGTAGCAGAACGTCCAAAATTAAAACCGCATATTCACAATATGCGCGATAAATTAGCAGCAGTTTTAGAATTAGAAGCAAATCAAATTGGCATTAAAGCTACCACCAACGAAAAATTAGGCCCAGTTGGACGTGAAGAAGGTATATGTGCTTATGCTGTTGTCTTGCTTTTGAAAGAATAA
- a CDS encoding NAD(P)-dependent alcohol dehydrogenase, whose product MIKSVGYAAQSASTPLGLFTFERRELGPHDVQIEILYCGVCHSDLHTVANEWKNTVYPVVPGHEIVGRVVKIGEQVSKFKVGETAGVGCMVDSCRTCPNCRESFEQYCDNEIIFTYNSPEKQTGKTTYGGYSNQIVVDENYVLRVSEKLDLAGVAPLLCAGITTYSPLRYWKVGKGDKVGIVGLGGLGHMGLKLAHAFGAYTVLFTTSSSKTEDAKRLGADEVVISKNSDEMNKHINSFDFILNTVSVSHDLDAYTQLLKRGGTLCLLGVPENPHPSPNIGNLIFKRRVIAGSMIGGIQETQEMLDFCAEHNIVSDIELIPIQKINQAYKRMLKSDVKYRFVIDMASLKEE is encoded by the coding sequence GTGATTAAGAGTGTTGGATACGCAGCCCAAAGTGCAAGTACACCACTAGGATTGTTCACTTTTGAACGGCGAGAGTTAGGGCCGCACGACGTACAAATCGAGATCCTTTACTGTGGCGTGTGTCACTCGGATCTGCATACAGTCGCTAATGAGTGGAAAAATACGGTTTACCCTGTCGTACCTGGACATGAGATCGTTGGTCGTGTAGTGAAGATTGGTGAGCAGGTTTCCAAGTTCAAGGTAGGCGAGACTGCGGGCGTTGGTTGTATGGTCGATTCTTGTCGCACCTGTCCAAACTGCCGTGAGAGTTTTGAGCAGTACTGTGATAATGAAATTATCTTCACCTACAACAGCCCAGAGAAGCAGACAGGGAAAACGACTTATGGGGGTTATTCAAACCAGATTGTCGTGGATGAAAATTACGTGCTACGCGTTTCGGAAAAACTGGATCTCGCTGGCGTCGCACCCTTATTGTGTGCGGGGATCACGACGTACTCGCCTTTACGCTACTGGAAAGTTGGCAAAGGCGATAAGGTGGGTATCGTCGGGCTTGGTGGGTTGGGACACATGGGGCTAAAATTAGCTCACGCTTTTGGTGCTTACACTGTGCTGTTCACAACGTCGTCAAGTAAGACCGAAGATGCCAAGCGCCTTGGAGCCGATGAGGTTGTCATTTCAAAAAACAGCGATGAGATGAACAAGCATATCAACAGCTTCGACTTCATTCTCAACACGGTTTCGGTATCGCACGACCTGGACGCGTACACTCAGTTGCTTAAGCGTGGTGGTACGCTGTGCTTGCTTGGTGTACCGGAAAATCCGCACCCATCACCTAACATCGGTAACTTGATTTTTAAGCGCCGAGTAATTGCCGGTTCGATGATTGGCGGGATTCAGGAGACACAAGAAATGCTCGACTTTTGCGCTGAACACAATATCGTCAGTGACATCGAACTTATCCCGATTCAGAAGATCAACCAAGCATACAAGCGGATGCTAAAAAGCGATGTGAAATACCGCTTTGTGATTGACATGGCATCGCTGAAGGAAGAATGA
- a CDS encoding serine/threonine protein kinase, producing the protein MIGEILGERYEVQQLLGKKAGRRTLLARDLQTQELVVIKLLSFGDDFEWDSLKLFEREAETLKSLSHPLIPQYLNYFEVNLPTIKGFALVQTYIRAKTLEQYLQSGRTFTEAEVKQIAKALLEILIYLHGLYPPVIHRDIKPSNILLGERSGNSVGQVYLVDFGSVQTILATETGTRTVVGTYGYMPPEQFGGRTVAASDLYSLGATLIYLMTGNHPADLPQKDFRIQFEVAANLSPSFSKWLKWMIEPSLEGRFSSAADAIAALEKPQVTNLPALVASKPDGSKIQLTKNWDSLEIIIPPDGFHPSIVLTGVFVIAWNSFVLLWTIYALWAPFPVNIPFALFSLAFWVAGCSMVYKFFFNLFGRICLRLNAEQISLSWELFSWKFERPRPSPRQSVNKLVYIPKHFIKGSQDTRVAVPAQLYIYSGLQKYQISGNDVGIKSEVELEWLAHELSEWLGLPITNPMGSNTNLKK; encoded by the coding sequence ATGATCGGCGAAATATTAGGCGAACGCTACGAAGTTCAGCAGCTACTAGGAAAAAAAGCAGGGCGGCGGACTTTGCTAGCTCGTGATTTGCAAACTCAAGAATTAGTTGTCATTAAGTTACTCTCTTTTGGTGATGACTTTGAATGGGATTCACTCAAGCTTTTTGAACGGGAAGCTGAAACTTTAAAATCTTTGTCACATCCCTTAATTCCTCAGTATTTAAACTATTTTGAGGTAAATTTACCAACCATTAAAGGATTTGCGCTTGTACAAACTTATATAAGAGCAAAAACTTTAGAACAATATTTACAAAGTGGGCGAACATTTACTGAAGCTGAAGTCAAACAGATAGCCAAAGCGCTTTTAGAGATTCTTATTTACCTACATGGGCTGTATCCGCCTGTAATTCATCGTGATATTAAGCCTAGCAATATTTTATTAGGGGAGCGTTCTGGTAATAGTGTTGGACAAGTTTATTTGGTAGATTTTGGCTCAGTGCAGACTATCCTCGCCACAGAAACCGGGACAAGAACTGTGGTAGGAACTTATGGCTATATGCCACCAGAGCAATTTGGCGGACGCACTGTTGCAGCATCAGACCTTTATAGTTTAGGCGCAACTTTAATTTATTTAATGACGGGGAATCACCCAGCTGATTTACCGCAAAAGGATTTTCGCATTCAGTTTGAGGTAGCCGCTAATCTGAGTCCCAGCTTTAGCAAGTGGCTAAAGTGGATGATTGAACCCAGTTTAGAAGGGCGTTTTAGTTCTGCTGCTGATGCGATCGCAGCTTTAGAGAAGCCACAAGTGACTAACTTACCTGCTTTAGTTGCCAGCAAACCAGATGGGAGTAAGATTCAACTAACCAAAAACTGGGATTCTCTAGAAATTATCATTCCACCAGATGGTTTCCATCCATCAATAGTATTGACAGGTGTATTTGTGATCGCCTGGAATTCATTTGTCCTACTTTGGACAATTTACGCTCTTTGGGCCCCTTTTCCTGTCAACATCCCCTTTGCGTTGTTCTCACTTGCTTTTTGGGTTGCTGGCTGTTCTATGGTGTATAAATTTTTCTTTAATTTGTTTGGACGCATCTGCTTACGCCTGAATGCAGAACAAATTTCCCTAAGCTGGGAGTTGTTTAGTTGGAAGTTTGAGCGTCCCCGACCATCCCCAAGGCAAAGTGTTAATAAGTTGGTTTACATTCCAAAACATTTTATTAAAGGCTCTCAAGACACTAGAGTTGCCGTTCCAGCGCAATTATATATTTACTCAGGATTACAAAAATACCAAATTAGTGGAAACGATGTCGGTATTAAATCTGAAGTAGAACTTGAATGGTTAGCTCATGAATTAAGTGAGTGGTTAGGTTTGCCAATTACCAATCCAATGGGAAGTAATACCAATTTGAAAAAATAA
- a CDS encoding cyanophycinase, with the protein MPQLQAKSLEMRTPQATKTAVLVIGGAEDKVHGREILRTFFGRAGASKAYITIIPSASREPAIIGGRYIRIFEEMGAQKVEILDIREREQCESSQIKASLEACSGVFLTGGDQLRLCGVLADTPAMEIIRQRVRAGQLTLAGTSAGAAVMGHHMIAGGGSGESPNRSLVDMATGLGFIPEVIVDQHFHNRNRMGRLISAIAAHPDRLGIGIDEDTCAVFERDGWLQVMGKGSVTIVDPTEATHTNEPHVGANEPLTVHNLRLHILSYGDRFHLYQRTVLPAVHRISS; encoded by the coding sequence ATGCCGCAATTACAAGCTAAATCGCTAGAAATGAGGACACCCCAAGCAACTAAAACCGCCGTTCTGGTTATCGGAGGTGCAGAAGATAAAGTTCATGGACGCGAAATCCTCCGAACTTTTTTTGGACGCGCCGGTGCTAGTAAGGCTTATATTACAATTATTCCATCTGCCTCTCGCGAACCGGCCATCATCGGTGGTAGGTATATTCGCATTTTTGAAGAAATGGGTGCTCAGAAGGTAGAGATTTTAGATATCCGCGAACGAGAACAGTGTGAATCCTCCCAGATCAAAGCATCCTTAGAAGCCTGTAGTGGGGTATTTTTGACAGGAGGCGACCAGCTGCGTCTCTGTGGTGTATTGGCAGATACACCAGCAATGGAAATTATTCGCCAGCGTGTGAGGGCGGGGCAACTAACCTTAGCAGGCACGAGTGCAGGAGCAGCAGTGATGGGGCATCACATGATTGCAGGTGGCGGTAGTGGAGAATCGCCAAATCGTTCCCTAGTTGATATGGCAACGGGTTTAGGGTTTATTCCTGAAGTCATCGTTGACCAACACTTTCACAACCGTAATCGGATGGGGCGGCTGATAAGTGCGATCGCAGCTCACCCTGATCGCTTAGGTATTGGCATTGACGAAGATACTTGTGCAGTATTTGAACGTGATGGTTGGTTACAAGTTATGGGTAAAGGCAGTGTCACCATTGTTGATCCCACTGAAGCCACCCACACCAACGAACCCCATGTTGGTGCTAATGAACCATTAACAGTACATAATTTACGTCTCCATATCCTCAGCTACGGCGATCGCTTCCACTTGTACCAGCGCACTGTATTGCCTGCTGTACACCGGATCTCCAGCTGA
- the cphA gene encoding cyanophycin synthetase has translation MRILKIQTLRGPNYWSIRRHKLIVMRLDLENLAETPSNEIPGFYEGLVEALPSLEGHYCSPGCRGGFLMRVKEGTMIGHIVEHVALELQELAGMHVGFGRTRETATPGIYQVVIEYQNEEAGRYAGRAAVRLCQSIVDRGRYPKAELEQDIQDLKDFTRDASLGPSTEAIIKEAEKRGIPWMSLEARFLIQLGYGVNQKRMQATMTDNTSILGVELACDKEATKRILAAAGAPVPRGTVINFLDDLEQAIEFVGGYPIVIKPLDGNHGRGITIDIRTWEEAEAGYEAARQVSRSIIVERYYVGRDHRVLVVNGKVVAVAERVPAHVIGNGRSTIAELIEETNLDPNRGEGHDNVLTKIELDRTSYQLLERQGYTINSVPPKGTICYLRATANLSTGGSAVDRTDEIHPENLWLAQRVVKIIGLDIAGLDIVTTDISRPLREVDGVIVEVNAAPGFRMHVAPSVGIPRNVAGAVMDMLFPNEQSGQIPILSITGTNGKTTTTRLLAHIYKQTGKVVGYTTTDGTYIGDYLVEAGDNTGPQSAHVILQDPTVEVAVLETARGGILRSGLGFEAANVGVVLNVAADHLGIGDIDTIEQLANLKSVVAEAVFPDGYAVLNADDRRVAAMSEKTKANIAYFTMNPDSELVRKHIQKGGVAAVYENGYLSIVKGDWTHRIERAENIPLTMGGRAPFMIANALAASLAAFVQNVTIEQIRAGLKTFRASVSQTPGRMNLFNLGNYHALVDYAHNAASYEAVGSFVRNWTTGQRIGVIGGPGDRRDEDFVTLGKLAAQIFDYIIVKEDDDTRGRLRGSAAQLIIQGITEVKPDSRYESILDETQAINKGLDMAPDNSLVVILPESVTRAIKLIKLRGLAKEETHQQNTGTTVIDSQNGIAPSSVVNTLL, from the coding sequence ATGAGAATCCTCAAGATCCAGACCTTACGCGGCCCAAACTATTGGAGCATTCGACGCCACAAGCTGATCGTCATGCGCCTCGATTTAGAAAACCTTGCCGAGACGCCCTCGAATGAAATCCCTGGCTTTTATGAAGGACTAGTTGAGGCGCTGCCGAGTCTGGAGGGTCATTATTGTTCTCCTGGCTGTCGTGGTGGTTTTCTGATGCGAGTCAAAGAAGGCACTATGATTGGTCATATCGTAGAACACGTAGCCCTAGAACTCCAGGAATTAGCTGGTATGCATGTTGGCTTTGGTCGCACCCGCGAAACTGCCACACCCGGAATTTATCAAGTAGTAATTGAGTATCAGAACGAGGAAGCGGGACGCTACGCTGGACGAGCCGCAGTACGGCTGTGTCAGAGTATCGTTGATCGAGGGCGTTATCCCAAAGCAGAACTAGAGCAAGATATCCAAGACCTGAAAGACTTCACCCGTGATGCTTCCTTAGGCCCGTCCACTGAAGCGATCATCAAAGAAGCAGAAAAAAGAGGTATTCCCTGGATGTCTCTGGAAGCCCGCTTTTTGATTCAGCTGGGCTACGGCGTGAATCAGAAGCGGATGCAGGCCACAATGACGGACAACACCAGCATTCTGGGCGTAGAACTAGCTTGCGATAAAGAAGCCACTAAACGCATCCTTGCTGCTGCTGGTGCGCCAGTACCCAGAGGTACAGTGATCAACTTCTTAGACGATTTGGAACAAGCCATTGAATTCGTTGGCGGCTATCCTATCGTCATCAAGCCCCTGGATGGCAATCATGGACGGGGGATCACCATTGATATTAGAACTTGGGAAGAAGCTGAAGCAGGATACGAAGCCGCTAGACAGGTTTCCCGGTCAATTATTGTCGAAAGATATTATGTTGGACGCGACCATAGGGTACTAGTAGTAAATGGCAAAGTAGTAGCAGTAGCCGAACGCGTCCCGGCTCATGTGATTGGCAATGGCAGATCAACCATCGCCGAACTCATTGAGGAAACAAACCTAGACCCAAATCGCGGTGAAGGACATGATAACGTCCTAACCAAGATTGAACTAGACCGCACCAGCTACCAACTCTTAGAAAGGCAAGGCTATACCATAAACAGCGTGCCACCCAAGGGGACTATTTGTTATCTCAGAGCAACGGCAAACTTAAGTACAGGTGGTAGTGCCGTAGACCGTACCGATGAAATTCACCCAGAAAATCTTTGGTTGGCACAACGGGTAGTTAAGATTATCGGTTTAGATATCGCCGGACTCGATATCGTCACCACGGATATTAGCCGTCCCCTGCGGGAAGTTGATGGCGTGATTGTCGAAGTTAACGCCGCTCCCGGCTTCCGAATGCACGTTGCCCCAAGCGTGGGTATTCCCCGTAACGTCGCTGGCGCAGTAATGGATATGCTGTTTCCCAACGAGCAATCTGGACAAATCCCCATCCTTAGCATCACGGGTACTAACGGTAAAACTACTACAACCCGACTACTAGCACATATTTATAAACAGACTGGTAAAGTAGTTGGTTATACTACTACCGATGGAACATATATCGGTGATTACTTAGTAGAAGCTGGCGATAACACAGGCCCCCAAAGTGCCCACGTCATCCTTCAAGATCCCACAGTAGAAGTAGCGGTACTGGAAACGGCTCGCGGTGGCATTCTCCGCTCTGGATTGGGCTTTGAAGCCGCAAATGTGGGAGTGGTGTTGAATGTAGCTGCCGACCACTTAGGAATCGGCGATATAGATACAATTGAGCAGTTAGCTAACCTCAAGAGTGTAGTAGCAGAAGCCGTATTCCCTGATGGCTATGCGGTACTTAATGCCGACGATCGCAGAGTCGCCGCCATGTCAGAAAAAACTAAGGCTAATATTGCTTACTTTACAATGAACCCCGACTCGGAATTAGTGCGAAAGCACATCCAAAAGGGCGGAGTAGCAGCAGTATATGAAAATGGCTATTTGTCAATTGTTAAAGGTGATTGGACACACAGGATAGAAAGAGCAGAAAATATACCTTTAACAATGGGCGGTCGAGCGCCGTTTATGATTGCCAATGCTTTAGCAGCAAGTTTGGCAGCATTCGTGCAAAACGTCACTATTGAGCAGATTCGTGCTGGTTTGAAGACCTTCCGGGCTTCAGTTAGTCAAACACCAGGACGGATGAACTTATTTAATTTAGGCAACTACCACGCTTTAGTAGATTATGCCCACAACGCAGCCAGTTACGAAGCTGTAGGTTCCTTTGTACGGAACTGGACTACAGGACAACGGATTGGCGTAATTGGTGGGCCAGGCGATCGCCGCGACGAAGACTTTGTTACATTAGGCAAATTAGCAGCACAAATTTTTGACTACATCATCGTCAAAGAAGACGATGACACACGGGGACGCTTACGGGGTTCAGCCGCCCAGTTGATTATTCAAGGCATCACCGAAGTTAAACCTGATAGCCGCTACGAATCAATTTTGGATGAAACCCAAGCGATAAATAAAGGCTTAGACATGGCTCCTGATAACAGTCTGGTGGTAATTTTACCAGAAAGCGTTACACGAGCTATTAAGTTAATTAAGCTGCGTGGTTTAGCCAAAGAAGAGACACACCAACAAAATACTGGCACAACTGTCATCGATTCTCAAAATGGAATAGCACCTTCTTCTGTTGTTAATACATTACTGTAG
- the tatA gene encoding twin-arginine translocase TatA/TatE family subunit, producing MFGLGWPEIAVITIVAVLIFGPKKIPELGTALGKTLRGFKEEMKTPSDEINQEEEKQ from the coding sequence ATGTTTGGACTGGGATGGCCAGAAATAGCTGTAATTACCATAGTCGCTGTTTTAATTTTTGGCCCAAAAAAAATTCCCGAACTGGGAACTGCACTGGGCAAAACCCTACGAGGGTTTAAGGAGGAGATGAAAACTCCCAGTGACGAAATCAATCAGGAAGAAGAAAAACAATAG
- the trmD gene encoding tRNA (guanosine(37)-N1)-methyltransferase TrmD: MRFDIVTLFPDCFNSVLNSGLLGKALAKQIAEVHLVNPRDFTTDKHRKVDDEPYGGGVGMLMKPEPIFNAVESLPTLPRREIILMSPQGQTINQPLLKELVTNYDQLVVICGHYEGVDERVLHLVTREVSLGDFILTGGEIPAMALINGVVRLIPGTVAKTESLTAESFEEGLLDYPQYTRPANFRGLKVPDVLLSGNHAAIARWRYEQQIQRTRDRRPDLLDKWKQGAGGKGAEGAGGAGEARENNNS; encoded by the coding sequence GTGCGCTTTGATATAGTTACGCTTTTTCCTGACTGTTTTAACTCTGTTCTCAACTCTGGTTTGCTAGGTAAAGCCTTAGCCAAACAGATTGCCGAAGTGCATCTGGTTAACCCACGGGACTTTACCACTGATAAGCACCGGAAGGTGGATGATGAACCCTACGGCGGCGGCGTTGGGATGCTAATGAAGCCAGAACCTATTTTTAACGCTGTGGAGTCGCTGCCAACTTTACCCCGAAGAGAAATAATTTTGATGAGTCCACAGGGTCAAACAATTAATCAACCTCTTTTAAAAGAATTGGTGACAAATTACGACCAGTTAGTAGTTATTTGCGGGCATTACGAAGGAGTGGATGAGAGGGTGCTACATTTGGTAACTCGTGAAGTATCTTTAGGAGATTTTATTCTGACTGGCGGAGAAATTCCAGCAATGGCTTTGATTAATGGCGTAGTGCGGCTGATCCCAGGAACCGTAGCTAAAACGGAGTCCCTCACAGCAGAAAGTTTTGAGGAAGGGTTATTGGACTATCCCCAATATACTCGTCCTGCCAATTTTCGCGGTTTAAAAGTGCCTGATGTCTTGCTCAGTGGGAATCATGCCGCGATCGCCCGGTGGCGTTACGAGCAACAAATTCAAAGAACCCGCGATCGCCGTCCTGATCTCCTGGATAAATGGAAGCAGGGGGCAGGGGGCAAGGGGGCAGAGGGAGCAGGGGGAGCAGGGGAGGCACGGGAGAATAATAATTCCTAA
- a CDS encoding RNA-guided endonuclease InsQ/TnpB family protein: MKRTVSIPVDLPSDKFLPLMNQCAEIFNAHVDWAIAKSSYNKNKAHKELYHLLRVQYPCVPSALLQTIRDNALEAIKATKFKSIPKKKPTSGLRYDKRTMTLRGKQLTLSCIGKRVTLILDVPEYFQEVFETWEFCGATVTCTNNTKQFWVRLVFETEDPQQIEGQIQGIDRGLYHQAVTNDGQFFSSSKIREVQRRYLHNRRKLQQKGTRSAKRRLKAMSGREKRFMRDTNHCVSKKLVNQPLIAVFVLEDLSSIRTQRRGKKMNKWLGSWAFYQQEQFLAYKAEALGKRVVHQDPRYTSQKCNICKHIRRTNRHKSRFHCKNCGHRTHADLNAAKNVRDDYILSSTQLGTQEQASVNMPYVSADSVG; encoded by the coding sequence ATGAAACGTACTGTTAGTATCCCAGTTGATTTACCATCGGATAAATTTTTACCTTTGATGAACCAGTGTGCAGAGATATTTAACGCACACGTTGACTGGGCTATTGCTAAGAGTAGTTACAACAAAAATAAGGCACACAAGGAACTGTATCACTTGTTAAGAGTTCAGTATCCGTGTGTGCCTTCTGCGCTATTGCAAACAATCAGAGATAACGCACTTGAAGCTATCAAAGCTACAAAATTCAAGAGCATTCCCAAGAAAAAACCAACATCGGGATTAAGGTACGATAAACGCACAATGACGCTAAGAGGAAAGCAATTAACCCTCTCGTGCATTGGGAAACGAGTCACTTTAATTCTTGATGTTCCTGAATATTTTCAAGAAGTGTTTGAAACTTGGGAATTTTGCGGTGCAACTGTTACCTGTACTAACAACACCAAGCAATTCTGGGTGAGATTGGTTTTTGAGACAGAAGACCCGCAACAGATAGAAGGACAAATTCAAGGAATTGACCGAGGCTTGTATCATCAAGCTGTTACCAATGATGGTCAATTTTTCAGTTCTTCTAAAATCAGGGAAGTACAAAGACGTTATTTACATAATCGTCGTAAACTCCAGCAAAAAGGCACTCGCAGTGCCAAACGTCGTTTAAAGGCGATGTCTGGACGCGAGAAGCGGTTCATGCGGGATACGAACCATTGTGTAAGTAAAAAGTTAGTCAACCAACCCTTAATTGCGGTTTTTGTACTAGAGGACTTGTCCAGTATTCGCACTCAGCGACGCGGCAAGAAAATGAATAAATGGTTGGGTAGTTGGGCGTTCTATCAGCAAGAGCAGTTCTTGGCTTACAAGGCAGAAGCGTTGGGAAAACGAGTAGTACACCAAGATCCTCGTTATACCTCCCAAAAATGCAATATTTGTAAGCACATCCGAAGAACAAATCGGCACAAGTCCAGATTTCATTGCAAAAATTGTGGACATCGGACACACGCGGATCTCAATGCTGCCAAGAATGTTCGGGACGACTATATTCTCTCCTCTACCCAGTTAGGGACACAGGAGCAGGCATCAGTCAATATGCCGTATGTTTCAGCCGATTCTGTCGGTTAG
- the cbiT gene encoding precorrin-6Y C5,15-methyltransferase subunit CbiT: MPSQLWPYITPGIPDELFENLPGIPLSQREVRLMLIAQLRLKSDSVLWDIGAGTGTIPVEVGLLCPGGKIIAIERDEEVANLIKRNCDRFDVKNVEVIEGSAPECLHDLKVTPHRVCIEGGRPIQEILQAAWNYLPPSGRVVATAANLESLYAISQSFSLLRARNIEVVQSAVNRLETRGFSQTFTAVDPIFILSGEKLD, translated from the coding sequence ATGCCCTCCCAACTTTGGCCTTATATTACCCCTGGTATTCCCGATGAATTGTTTGAAAATTTGCCAGGAATTCCCCTGAGTCAACGAGAAGTCCGACTAATGTTAATTGCCCAACTGCGACTAAAGTCAGATTCTGTGTTATGGGACATTGGCGCAGGGACGGGTACAATTCCGGTAGAGGTGGGGCTATTGTGTCCAGGTGGAAAGATTATCGCTATAGAAAGGGATGAAGAAGTAGCTAATCTAATCAAGCGTAACTGCGATCGCTTTGATGTGAAAAACGTCGAAGTAATTGAAGGTAGTGCCCCAGAGTGTTTACACGATCTTAAAGTTACACCTCACCGCGTTTGTATCGAGGGAGGACGACCCATTCAAGAGATTCTGCAAGCAGCATGGAATTATTTGCCCCCATCCGGTCGGGTTGTAGCCACAGCTGCTAATCTAGAAAGTCTGTATGCTATTTCTCAGAGCTTTTCTCTGTTAAGGGCTAGAAATATCGAAGTCGTTCAGTCTGCCGTTAACCGCTTAGAGACGCGTGGCTTTTCTCAAACCTTTACCGCCGTTGATCCCATTTTTATCCTCAGTGGTGAGAAACTGGATTAG